A window of Macrotis lagotis isolate mMagLag1 chromosome X, bilby.v1.9.chrom.fasta, whole genome shotgun sequence contains these coding sequences:
- the LOC141502244 gene encoding calmodulin-alpha-like, translating into MADQLTEEQIAEFKEAFSLFDKDGDGTITTKELGNIMRSLGRNPTEAELQDMINEVDADGNGTTDFPEFLTMMARKMKDIDSEEEIREAFRVFDKGGNCYISAAELHHVMTNLGEKLTDEEVDEMIREADIDGDGQVNYEEFVQMMTAKKRQINNFVHCTECVKFLVQNCLFAFSLFVTYL; encoded by the coding sequence ATGGCTGATCAGCTGACAGAAGAGCAGATTGCAGAATTCAAAGAAGCCTTTTCACTATTTGACAAGGATGGAGATGGTACTATAACAACAAAGGAATTGGGAAATATAATGAGGTCACTTGGGCGGAACCCTACAGAAGCTGAATTACAGGATATGATTAATGAAGTAGATGCTGATGGCAATGGCACAACTGACTTTCCAGAATTTCTGACTATGAtggcaagaaaaatgaaagacatagacagtgaagaagaaattagagaagCATTCCGTGTGTTTGACAAGGGTGGCAATTGTTATATTAGTGCAGCAGAACTTCACCATGTGATGACAAACCTTGGAGAGAAGTTAACAGATGAAGAGGTTGATGAAATGATCAGGGAAGCAGATATTGATGGTGATGGTCAAGTAAACTATGAAGAGTTTGTACAAATGATGACagcaaagaaaaggcaaataaaCAATTTTGTACATTGTACAGAATGTGTTAAATTTCTTGTACAAAATTGtttatttgccttttctttgtttGTAACTTATCTGTAA